A window of the Nycticebus coucang isolate mNycCou1 chromosome 3, mNycCou1.pri, whole genome shotgun sequence genome harbors these coding sequences:
- the ADGRA1 gene encoding adhesion G protein-coupled receptor A1 isoform X5: protein MLWIGVTARNIYQQVTKKAPPCTDRDQPRLPRQRLLRFYLVSGGVPFIICGVTAATNIRNYGTEDEDTAYCWMAWEPSLGAFYGPAAFIALVTCLYLLGTYVQLRRHPERRYELRARTEEMQRLARPEGGLSRVARPCSPPARDAPAASLLQNEHSLQAQLRAAAFTLFLFAATWAFGALAVSQGHFLDMVFSCLYGAFCVTLGLFVLIHHCAKREDVWRCWWACCPSRTDGPAAELGARAALHANGDAPCLGQLHGFGHTPGHCKMTNLQAAQGHVSCLSPATPCCAQMHCEQLMEEEAHSHLQEEDAFRHDPHLHRCLKGRTKQHYFSRPRTSAELEYPYHIPSSLDGSPHSSRTDSPSSSLEVPAGAHTLACCAQGDPFPMVSQPEGDGAALYGCPSRLGREAALGPGHLEMLQRTQSLPFGSPGQDGLLQGDLRECLPFGTDGTGNIRTGPWKNETTV, encoded by the exons GTTCTACCTCGTCAGTGGAGGGGTTCCGTTCATCATCTGTGGTGTCACGGCTGCCACGAACATCAGGAATTACGGGACAGAGGACGAGGATACTGCATA CTGCTGGATGGCCTGGGAGCCCAGCCTGGGCGCCTTCTATGGGCCGGCCGCCTTCATTGCCCTGGTCACCTGCTTGTACCTGCTTGGCACCTACGTGCAGCTGCGGCGCCATCCAGAGCGCAGATACGAGCTGCGGGCGCGAACAGAGGAGATGCAGCGGCTGGCGAGGCCTGAGGGCGGCCTGAGCCGCGTAGCTCGGCCCTGCTCTCCGCCCGCCCGCGACGCCCCTGCCGCCTCGCTGCTGCAGAACGAGCACTCGCTGCAGGCCCAGCTGCGGGCTGCTGCCTTCACGCTGTTCCTGTTTGCCGCCACCTGGGCCTTCGGAGCGCTGGCTGTGTCCCAGGGCCACTTCCTGGACATGGTCTTCAGCTGCCTGTACGGCGCCTTCTGCGTGACGCTGGGGCTCTTCGTGCTCATCCACCACTGCGCCAAGCGGGAGGATGTGTGGCGATGCTGGTGGGCCTGCTGCCCTTCCCGCACCGACGGCCCTGCTGCAGAGCTGGGGGCCCGCGCGGCGCTCCATGCCAACGGGGATGCACCGTGCCTAGGCCAGCTACATGGCTTCGGCCACACGCCCGGCCACTGCAAGATGACCAACCTGCAGGCCGCCCAGGGCCATGTCAGCTGCCTGTCGCCGGCCACCCCGTGCTGCGCCCAGATGCACTGTGAGCAGTTGATGGAGGAGGAAGCCCACTCGCACCTCCAGGAGGAGGACGCCTTTAGGCACGACCCCCATCTGCACAGGTGTCTTAAGGGCAGAACTAAGCAGCACTACTTTAGCCGGCCCCGGACGTCGGCCGAGCTGGAGTACCCCTACCACATCCCCTCCAGCCTGGATGGCAGCCCCCACAGCTCACGCACAGACAGCCCCTCGAGCTCGCTGGAGGTCCCAGCAGGGGCTCACACGCTGGCCTGCTGTGCCCAGGGTGACCCTTTCCCCATGGTCAGCCAGCCAGAGGGTGACGGCGCTGCCCTCTACGGCTGCCCCTCAAGGCTGGGCAGGGAGGCAGCCCTCGGCCCTGGCCACTTGGAGATGCTCCAGaggacacagtccctgcccttTGGGAGCCCAGGCCAGGACGGGCTGCTCCAGGGGGACCTGAGAGAATGCCTGCCATTCGGCACCGACGGGACGGGCAACATCCGAACGGGCCCCTGGAAAAACGAAACTACGGTGTAG